In Campylobacter concisus, one DNA window encodes the following:
- a CDS encoding single-stranded DNA-binding protein → MFNKVVLVGNLTRDIELRYTTSGSAIGNSGIAVTRKFNANGEKREETCFIDISFFGKSAEIANQYLSKGSKLLIEGRLKFDQWTDNNGQNRSKHSIVVENMEMLGGNSGANGQSQGGFNQNSSYSQQRNNGSTNSYGNGGYQNSAPQRQQMQPQNKKVQEEYYEEKIPDINIDADNFDGDNEIPF, encoded by the coding sequence ATGTTCAATAAAGTAGTACTAGTTGGGAATTTAACAAGAGATATCGAGCTAAGATACACTACTAGTGGATCTGCTATAGGAAATTCCGGTATTGCTGTTACTAGAAAATTTAATGCTAACGGCGAAAAACGTGAAGAGACATGCTTTATTGACATATCATTCTTTGGCAAATCAGCTGAGATAGCAAATCAATATTTAAGCAAAGGCTCTAAGCTTCTGATTGAAGGAAGATTAAAATTTGATCAATGGACCGACAACAATGGACAAAACCGTTCAAAGCACTCAATCGTAGTTGAAAATATGGAGATGCTTGGCGGAAATAGCGGAGCTAATGGACAAAGTCAAGGTGGATTTAATCAAAATAGTTCGTACTCACAACAACGAAATAATGGTTCAACTAATAGCTATGGCAATGGTGGATATCAAAATTCAGCACCACAAAGACAGCAAATGCAACCACAAAATAAAAAAGTACAAGAAGAGTACTATGAGGAAAAAATCCCTGATATAAACATTGACGCCGATAATTTTGATGGCGACAACGAAATACCGTTTTAA